One Desulfovibrio fairfieldensis genomic window carries:
- a CDS encoding TRAP transporter substrate-binding protein, which translates to MKRIIALFVAFGLICGMALGMAPSADAKTVIKIAGMKPEGEPETIGMHQFGKYLAELSNGKYEVQVFPNSQLGKEDAYIAATRKGIIQMCATGTQTSALHPAMAMLETPMLYDDLDHARRAMEGKTFELINQGFTEKSGLRTLNAFPLGFRHFYTKKPVKTIADLKGLRMRVPNIPLYTNFAKECGISGQPMPFAEVPGALDQGVIDGGDSPLADIVSLKMYEITPEITLTGHILVIHSLYINEKFYKSLPEQDRKWVDEAAKRSADDIWKMVAAGDEKAKQTIIAANGHITTPSKEFHDYMAEAGKRSWKLFYDTVPNAQEILDSAASYRQAK; encoded by the coding sequence ATGAAACGCATTATTGCGCTCTTTGTGGCATTCGGCCTCATCTGCGGCATGGCGCTGGGCATGGCGCCGTCGGCCGATGCCAAAACCGTGATCAAAATCGCGGGCATGAAGCCGGAAGGCGAGCCGGAAACCATCGGCATGCATCAGTTCGGCAAATATCTGGCAGAACTTTCCAACGGCAAATATGAAGTACAGGTCTTCCCCAACAGCCAGCTCGGCAAGGAAGACGCCTACATCGCCGCCACCCGTAAGGGTATTATTCAGATGTGCGCCACCGGCACGCAGACCTCGGCGCTGCATCCGGCCATGGCCATGCTGGAAACGCCCATGCTCTACGACGATCTGGACCATGCCCGCCGTGCCATGGAAGGCAAGACCTTTGAGCTGATCAACCAGGGCTTCACCGAAAAGTCCGGCCTGCGCACCCTCAACGCCTTTCCCCTTGGTTTCCGCCATTTTTACACCAAAAAGCCGGTGAAAACCATCGCCGACCTCAAGGGCCTGCGCATGCGCGTGCCCAACATCCCCCTGTACACCAATTTCGCCAAGGAATGCGGCATCAGCGGCCAGCCCATGCCCTTTGCCGAAGTGCCCGGCGCGCTTGACCAGGGCGTCATCGACGGCGGCGACAGCCCGCTGGCCGACATCGTGAGCCTGAAGATGTATGAGATCACCCCTGAAATCACCCTCACCGGCCATATCCTGGTGATCCATTCCTTGTACATCAACGAAAAATTCTACAAGTCCCTGCCCGAACAGGACCGCAAGTGGGTTGACGAAGCCGCCAAGCGCTCCGCCGACGACATCTGGAAGATGGTGGCCGCGGGCGACGAAAAAGCCAAGCAGACCATCATCGCCGCCAACGGCCACATCACCACGCCCAGCAAGGAATTCCACGACTACATGGCGGAAGCCGGCAAGCGCAGCTGGAAGCTCTTTTACGACACGGTGCCCAATGCC
- the ade gene encoding adenine deaminase: MSPPPRTSESLARRIRMARGLEPADLCVEHVNVVDVFSRTLLRDISVTAGDGVFLGFGPSGLPARRRMDARGRFMLPGLMDAHLHLESTMLTPAEFARLVVPHGTAAVVADPHEIANVLGLTGLRYLLESSRDLPLDLRLALPSCVPCTPFEDSGAVLAAADLAPLMGHERVCALGEMMNYPGLLAGDPAVLDKIVLARASGKRLDGHAPGLLQARLDAYCGTGVASDHECESPEEVVQRLARGMYVFVRHGSAARNLPALLRAVHVNNAHRCCFCTDDSSPADLLERGHMDEILRLAVAEGLDPLLAVGMATLNGCVFYDMRDRGGIAPGWAADFCLVDDLRGFRVREVFRAGRQVAQEGRLCVELPAAPPSSDVLDTIHIAPLTQEALRLPVPSGRARVMGLTPQSLITRALILPVALDRGCFDPQQNPGLAKIAVVERHKATGKVGVGILHGYLRPDAVFDGAIATSIAHDSHNIVVAGGNDRDMLAAVESLRAMGGGICCLQRGRTLAALPLPVAGLISPEPGREVAARKAALLATARRHFSLNPDLDPVMALSFMALPVIPELKLTARGLFDVQGFSFVPVDAEKA, from the coding sequence ATGTCTCCGCCCCCCCGCACAAGCGAATCCCTGGCCCGGCGCATCCGCATGGCCCGAGGCCTGGAACCGGCCGATCTCTGCGTGGAACACGTGAATGTGGTGGATGTGTTCAGCCGCACCCTGCTGCGCGACATTTCCGTAACCGCGGGCGACGGGGTTTTTCTGGGCTTCGGCCCAAGCGGGCTTCCGGCCCGCCGCCGCATGGACGCGCGCGGGCGTTTCATGCTGCCCGGCCTGATGGACGCCCATCTGCACCTGGAATCCACCATGCTGACCCCGGCGGAATTCGCCCGTCTGGTCGTGCCGCACGGCACGGCCGCAGTGGTGGCCGATCCACATGAAATCGCCAATGTTCTGGGTCTGACCGGCCTGCGTTATCTGTTGGAAAGCTCGCGGGACCTGCCCCTGGATCTGCGCCTGGCGCTGCCCTCCTGCGTGCCCTGCACGCCCTTTGAGGATTCCGGCGCGGTCCTGGCCGCCGCGGATCTGGCTCCGCTCATGGGGCACGAACGGGTCTGCGCCCTGGGGGAAATGATGAACTATCCCGGCCTGCTGGCCGGAGATCCCGCCGTGCTGGACAAAATCGTCCTGGCCCGCGCCTCGGGCAAGCGCCTGGACGGCCATGCCCCCGGCCTGCTCCAGGCGCGGCTGGACGCCTACTGCGGCACGGGCGTGGCCAGCGACCACGAATGCGAAAGCCCGGAGGAGGTCGTCCAGCGCCTGGCGCGCGGCATGTACGTTTTTGTGCGGCACGGCTCGGCGGCGCGCAATCTGCCCGCCCTGCTGCGCGCGGTGCATGTCAACAACGCCCACCGCTGCTGCTTCTGCACGGACGACAGCAGCCCGGCGGACCTGCTGGAACGCGGGCATATGGACGAAATCCTGCGCCTGGCCGTGGCCGAGGGCCTGGACCCGCTGCTGGCCGTGGGCATGGCCACGCTGAACGGCTGTGTGTTTTACGACATGCGGGACCGGGGCGGCATTGCGCCGGGCTGGGCGGCGGACTTCTGTCTGGTGGACGATCTGCGTGGATTCCGGGTCCGCGAAGTGTTCAGGGCCGGACGCCAAGTGGCCCAGGAAGGACGTCTCTGCGTGGAACTTCCCGCCGCGCCGCCGTCTTCGGACGTGCTGGACACGATCCATATCGCGCCGCTGACACAGGAGGCCCTGCGCCTGCCCGTGCCCTCGGGCCGGGCGCGGGTCATGGGCCTGACCCCGCAATCGCTGATCACGCGCGCTCTGATCCTGCCCGTGGCGCTGGACAGGGGCTGTTTTGATCCGCAACAAAATCCCGGTCTGGCGAAAATCGCCGTGGTGGAGCGCCACAAGGCCACAGGCAAGGTCGGCGTGGGCATCCTGCACGGCTATCTGCGGCCGGACGCGGTGTTTGATGGGGCCATTGCCACCAGCATTGCCCATGATTCCCACAATATCGTGGTGGCGGGCGGCAATGACCGGGACATGCTGGCTGCCGTGGAAAGCCTGCGCGCCATGGGCGGCGGCATCTGCTGCCTGCAACGCGGGCGGACCCTGGCCGCCCTGCCCCTGCCCGTGGCCGGACTGATCAGCCCGGAGCCGGGCCGGGAAGTGGCCGCGCGCAAGGCCGCGCTGTTGGCGACCGCGCGACGGCACTTCTCGCTCAACCCGGACCTGGACCCGGTCATGGCCCTGAGCTTCATGGCCCTGCCGGTCATTCCGGAACTCAAGCTCACCGCGCGCGGCCTGTTCGACGTGCAAGGCTTTTCGTTTGTGCCGGTGGATGCCGAAAAAGCGTAG
- a CDS encoding DMT family transporter: MQRNDRLSGYVWILLAAFFWSLIGVISKICMSAGVSPLETAFWRAAFGGALFLVHAALHKGLFIRPRDAGIFLLFGVWGVGVFFGATQYAIQLSGAAMAVVLLYTAPVWVAVFSRLLFRERISPRKIGAISVALTGTTLVCFSGGSLPGRTSLLGIGCGLLTGLCYASHYPFYRWWQNRYATATIYGFMLAGGVLALWFCVPVSLNHEPRVWFWLAVLGVTSTFFAYTCYGQGLKRISLVRAAVTCHLEPVLSTLWVWLFWQENFSLGGWFGSGLVLAAVLLLTTDKSRD; the protein is encoded by the coding sequence ATGCAGCGCAACGACCGTCTGAGCGGCTATGTCTGGATTCTGCTGGCGGCTTTTTTCTGGTCGCTGATCGGGGTGATTTCCAAAATCTGCATGAGCGCCGGGGTCAGCCCGCTGGAAACCGCCTTCTGGCGCGCGGCCTTTGGCGGCGCGTTGTTCCTGGTCCACGCCGCGCTGCACAAGGGCCTGTTCATCCGGCCCCGCGACGCGGGTATTTTTCTGCTCTTCGGGGTCTGGGGCGTGGGCGTCTTTTTCGGGGCCACCCAGTACGCCATCCAGCTCAGCGGCGCGGCCATGGCCGTGGTGCTGCTGTATACCGCGCCGGTCTGGGTGGCCGTGTTTTCCCGCCTGCTCTTCAGGGAAAGGATCTCGCCGCGCAAGATCGGGGCCATCAGCGTGGCCCTGACCGGCACCACCCTGGTCTGCTTTTCCGGCGGCAGCCTGCCGGGGCGGACCTCGCTTTTGGGCATCGGCTGCGGGCTGCTGACCGGGCTCTGTTACGCCTCGCACTATCCCTTTTACCGCTGGTGGCAGAACCGTTACGCCACGGCCACCATTTACGGCTTCATGCTTGCCGGGGGCGTGCTCGCGCTCTGGTTCTGCGTGCCCGTGAGTCTCAACCATGAGCCGCGCGTCTGGTTCTGGCTCGCCGTGCTGGGCGTGACCAGCACCTTTTTCGCCTATACCTGCTACGGCCAGGGCCTCAAACGCATCAGCCTGGTGCGCGCGGCGGTCACCTGCCATCTGGAGCCGGTGCTGAGCACCCTCTGGGTCTGGCTGTTCTGGCAGGAAAATTTCAGCCTCGGCGGCTGGTTCGGCAGCGGACTGGTGCTGGCCGCCGTCCTGCTGCTGACCACGGACAAAAGCCGTGATTGA
- a CDS encoding alkaline phosphatase family protein: MSRLAFVLLDGLGAATARRCMSCLRALTEAGQARFTELEAELPPLSRPLYATLLSGLSPARSGILRNDDARLCPAPTIFQRARDAGLSTAAAAYSWMSELCNRAPFEPERDRLTDDPALPIGHGLFYSQDAYPDDELFRDAEALRLRYGPDLLLAHSMGIDFAGHAAGADAPAYREAARAADGLLARYLPRWLDAGYAVLITSDHGMDADCGHYDNTEPVRRVPLWLAGRAWNGLPLPARQTQVADLMLAVLGLAE; encoded by the coding sequence ATGTCCCGTCTGGCCTTTGTGCTGCTGGACGGCCTGGGCGCGGCCACGGCCCGGCGCTGCATGAGCTGCCTGCGCGCCCTCACCGAAGCGGGGCAGGCCCGCTTTACCGAGCTTGAAGCCGAGCTGCCCCCGCTGTCCCGCCCGCTCTACGCCACCCTGCTCAGCGGCCTGAGCCCGGCGCGGAGCGGCATTCTGCGCAACGACGACGCCCGCCTCTGCCCGGCGCCGACCATTTTTCAGCGCGCGCGGGACGCGGGCCTGAGCACGGCGGCGGCCGCCTATTCCTGGATGAGCGAACTCTGCAACCGCGCGCCCTTTGAACCGGAACGGGACCGCCTGACCGACGACCCCGCCCTACCCATCGGACACGGCCTGTTTTACAGCCAGGACGCCTATCCCGACGACGAACTGTTCCGCGACGCCGAGGCCCTGCGGCTGCGCTACGGACCCGATCTGCTGCTGGCGCATTCCATGGGCATTGATTTCGCCGGGCACGCGGCCGGAGCGGACGCGCCCGCCTACCGCGAAGCCGCGCGCGCGGCCGACGGCCTGCTGGCCCGTTATCTGCCGCGCTGGCTGGACGCGGGCTATGCCGTGCTGATCACCAGCGACCACGGCATGGATGCGGATTGCGGCCATTACGACAATACGGAGCCGGTCCGCCGGGTGCCGCTCTGGCTGGCGGGGCGGGCCTGGAATGGTCTGCCCCTGCCCGCGCGCCAGACCCAGGTGGCGGATCTGATGCTGGCGGTTCTGGGCCTGGCGGAATGA
- a CDS encoding glycosyltransferase: MTRPLNVLFLMEDLCFGGTQRQTLELARRLDRKRFSPAMLTLTGATDLDSAARDAGIGLTHLGASRSAAPFFFLRLAPALRRAAPDILVPCTALPNIWGRIWGRALDVPVVVGTCRGGGGPKRQHERWLWRLTRHMVCNSEALFQTLQGLGVPAGHLSYIPNGVDVDFFRPGENPPSAREPVVLCVARLARDKDHLALLRAFELILQSRPEARLRIVGDGPEEGALKQWAREHPAGARVDFFPGGMDMREHYAAARLFVLASVREGQPNVILEAMSCGLPVCATAVGGIPRLVEENGNGFLSAAGDDRALARNCLRLLDDPQSGDALGRAGRLRVERDFSFTAMVDAHQELFERLWREHSRKTPSAGQREAQAGT, encoded by the coding sequence ATGACGCGACCGTTGAACGTGCTTTTTCTCATGGAAGATCTCTGTTTCGGCGGCACCCAGCGCCAGACGCTGGAGCTGGCCCGCCGCCTGGACCGGAAGCGTTTTTCCCCGGCCATGCTCACCCTCACCGGCGCGACGGATCTGGACAGCGCGGCCCGTGACGCGGGCATCGGCCTGACGCATCTGGGCGCGTCCCGCAGCGCGGCCCCCTTCTTTTTTCTGCGCCTGGCCCCGGCCCTGCGGCGGGCCGCCCCGGACATTCTGGTGCCCTGCACGGCCCTGCCCAACATCTGGGGCCGGATCTGGGGGCGGGCGCTGGACGTGCCCGTGGTCGTGGGCACCTGCCGGGGCGGCGGCGGCCCCAAACGCCAGCACGAGCGCTGGCTCTGGCGTCTGACCCGGCATATGGTCTGCAATTCCGAAGCCCTGTTCCAGACGCTCCAGGGCCTGGGCGTGCCCGCCGGACATCTGAGCTACATTCCCAACGGGGTGGACGTGGACTTTTTCCGGCCCGGCGAAAATCCCCCTTCGGCGCGGGAGCCGGTGGTCTTGTGCGTGGCGCGCCTGGCGCGCGACAAGGATCATTTGGCCCTGCTGCGGGCCTTTGAACTGATTCTGCAAAGCCGTCCGGAGGCCCGCCTGCGCATTGTGGGAGACGGCCCGGAAGAGGGGGCCCTGAAGCAATGGGCGCGTGAGCATCCGGCGGGCGCGCGGGTGGACTTTTTCCCCGGCGGCATGGACATGCGCGAACACTACGCGGCGGCCCGGCTGTTTGTCCTGGCCTCCGTGCGCGAGGGCCAGCCCAATGTCATTCTGGAGGCCATGAGCTGCGGCCTGCCGGTCTGCGCCACGGCGGTGGGCGGCATTCCCCGTCTGGTGGAGGAAAACGGCAACGGCTTCTTGTCCGCGGCGGGCGATGACCGGGCCCTGGCCCGCAACTGCCTGCGCCTGCTGGACGATCCGCAGTCCGGCGACGCTCTGGGCCGGGCCGGACGCCTGCGCGTGGAGCGCGATTTCTCCTTTACGGCCATGGTGGACGCGCATCAGGAGCTTTTCGAGCGCCTCTGGCGGGAGCACAGCCGGAAAACGCCGTCAGCCGGCCAGCGAGAAGCCCAAGCTGGAACATAG
- a CDS encoding glycosyltransferase family 2 protein, translated as MLMFWFCVALAQCGLLWLLARCGRSLVRKAGEEREANRFTPPGGWPRAAMIIPVAGAHPRMVEALSSLLRQDYPDLLPVLVTATAEEPAAGLIRTLREDFPALRHVVAGPAAGCGQKNHNSLQGVAAVGDAADVYVFCDSTHLAAEDFVRCLVGPVARGEAAFSTGYHTVEPRDQRPVTLAYALSVLLMRFLQALSAFTQPWGGAMAMSRAAFERYGVAELWAHNVVDDCSLGALLQGRGVHVRLCAGALLRTEAADHALPVWRAWMERQVLFLKFCIPGQWLLLGVLAVLMAVPPLGAALALLGGLLGLGSGAAVLLALLWLAALAAALGPWRAFLPRSVPLGRWLWAFVCAVGMFVLVYLRTIPAREIVWRDTAYTVGQGGTVLGVRRR; from the coding sequence ATGCTGATGTTCTGGTTCTGCGTGGCCCTGGCTCAGTGCGGCCTGCTCTGGCTTCTGGCCCGCTGCGGGCGTTCCCTGGTCCGGAAGGCCGGAGAGGAGCGCGAGGCGAACCGTTTCACGCCTCCGGGCGGTTGGCCCAGGGCGGCGATGATCATTCCGGTGGCGGGCGCGCATCCGCGCATGGTCGAGGCCCTGAGCAGCCTGCTGCGTCAGGATTATCCGGATCTGCTGCCGGTGCTGGTGACGGCCACGGCCGAGGAACCGGCGGCCGGGCTGATCCGCACGCTGCGGGAGGATTTCCCGGCCCTGCGGCATGTGGTGGCCGGTCCGGCCGCCGGTTGCGGCCAGAAAAACCACAACAGTTTGCAGGGCGTGGCCGCCGTGGGCGACGCGGCGGACGTCTATGTGTTCTGCGACAGCACCCATCTGGCCGCAGAGGATTTCGTGCGCTGCCTTGTGGGACCCGTGGCCAGGGGAGAGGCGGCGTTCAGCACCGGCTACCATACGGTGGAGCCGCGCGACCAGCGCCCGGTGACCCTGGCCTATGCGCTCAGCGTGCTGCTGATGCGCTTTTTGCAGGCCCTCTCGGCCTTCACCCAGCCCTGGGGCGGGGCCATGGCCATGAGCCGGGCCGCTTTTGAACGCTACGGCGTGGCCGAACTCTGGGCCCATAATGTGGTGGACGATTGTTCCCTGGGCGCGCTGCTGCAGGGCCGGGGCGTGCATGTGCGTCTGTGCGCCGGGGCCTTGCTGCGCACCGAGGCCGCGGACCACGCCCTGCCGGTCTGGCGGGCCTGGATGGAACGCCAGGTGCTGTTTCTCAAGTTCTGCATACCCGGCCAATGGCTGCTGCTCGGGGTGCTGGCCGTCCTGATGGCCGTGCCCCCGCTGGGCGCGGCTCTGGCCCTGCTCGGCGGCCTGCTGGGCCTGGGCAGCGGGGCGGCCGTGCTGCTGGCCCTGCTCTGGCTGGCCGCGCTGGCGGCTGCGCTGGGGCCCTGGCGGGCCTTTTTGCCCCGGTCCGTGCCCCTGGGGCGCTGGCTCTGGGCTTTTGTCTGCGCGGTGGGCATGTTTGTTCTGGTCTATCTGCGCACCATTCCCGCCAGGGAGATTGTCTGGCGGGATACGGCCTATACGGTGGGGCAGGGCGGCACGGTGCTCGGCGTGCGGCGGCGTTGA
- a CDS encoding ABC transporter permease translates to MIAMSDLFRVSLRQVVRQRGFGVILSIALGITAFIALSVLGREIRYKVGQDMVLMGGVNVIQVYMDDKQYPGQPVREFFPATVDALRALPGVGMVSRNVRDGKGFLLRGEGERSLSVYFIGIDQYFAEVYSLSLTAGRLFSDADMERHSRVCMLGREAARNLYGDPDKAVGKLLFLEKDVFEVVGVVSGVMLGSWSQGGFLPYTTMIDRNWGDGKVTRLFVRAVGWEDVPPLIRLIPEVVREHQAAPYLVIRTQEEQLERIKTTFMWVEALLWLGIAASLMLGGFGIWYGTFAAVRARTREVGLKKAMGGSDTDILAQFLAEALCKSVAGGILGIVVGVTLVEIGSWSLGTGISYPLLVASSLGSIVFSALIGVAGGLYPALQASRMDVVTALRFE, encoded by the coding sequence ATGATCGCCATGTCCGACCTTTTTCGCGTCAGCCTCAGGCAGGTTGTGCGCCAACGCGGCTTCGGGGTGATTTTGTCCATTGCTCTGGGCATCACCGCCTTTATTGCCCTTTCCGTGCTGGGCCGCGAAATCCGGTATAAAGTGGGCCAGGATATGGTGCTCATGGGCGGGGTCAACGTCATCCAGGTCTATATGGATGACAAGCAGTACCCCGGTCAGCCCGTGCGCGAATTCTTTCCCGCCACCGTGGACGCCCTGCGCGCCCTGCCGGGCGTGGGCATGGTCAGCCGCAACGTGCGCGACGGCAAGGGCTTCCTCCTGCGCGGCGAGGGCGAACGCTCGTTGAGCGTCTATTTCATAGGCATCGACCAGTATTTCGCCGAGGTCTATTCCCTGTCCCTCACGGCCGGACGGCTGTTCAGCGATGCGGATATGGAGCGTCACAGCCGGGTCTGCATGCTGGGCCGCGAAGCCGCCCGCAATCTCTACGGCGACCCGGACAAGGCCGTGGGCAAACTGCTGTTTCTGGAAAAGGACGTTTTTGAAGTTGTGGGCGTGGTCAGCGGCGTGATGCTGGGCAGCTGGAGCCAGGGCGGCTTTCTGCCCTATACCACCATGATCGACCGCAACTGGGGCGACGGCAAGGTGACGCGCCTGTTTGTGCGCGCCGTCGGCTGGGAAGACGTGCCGCCCCTGATCCGCCTGATCCCGGAAGTGGTGCGCGAGCATCAGGCCGCGCCCTATCTGGTCATCCGCACCCAGGAAGAACAGCTTGAACGCATCAAGACCACCTTCATGTGGGTGGAGGCCCTGCTCTGGCTGGGCATCGCCGCGTCGCTGATGCTGGGCGGCTTCGGCATCTGGTACGGCACCTTCGCCGCGGTGCGCGCGCGCACCCGCGAAGTGGGCCTCAAAAAAGCCATGGGCGGTTCCGATACGGACATCCTGGCCCAATTTCTGGCCGAGGCCCTGTGCAAATCCGTGGCCGGCGGCATTCTGGGCATTGTGGTGGGCGTCACCCTGGTCGAAATCGGTTCGTGGTCGCTGGGCACGGGCATTTCCTACCCCCTGCTGGTCGCCAGCAGTCTGGGCAGCATCGTATTCTCCGCGCTCATCGGCGTGGCCGGCGGCTTGTATCCGGCCCTTCAGGCCAGCCGCATGGACGTGGTTACCGCACTGCGTTTTGAATAA
- a CDS encoding glycosyltransferase, which translates to MAPVIVAKDLYKCYAGFSPVLRGVNIEVQAGELVAIMGPSGCGKSTMLHILGMLHAPDAGSLNILGTDVLTFTREQTAAFRRGNMGFVMQSSNLFEHSTVFENVEFPLIYEGIPPQERWERVIRALELVRLSARVHYRSNRLSGGEQQRVAIARAMVNNPRILLADEPTGALDARTSRLIMENFRTLCHTGGVSMVMVTHDPKMAEYCDSIYTLEDGILHCRRHELPPLPEHDAQSLLSPPPPVVRGALVAERFPEASGQNLMEEAHRLHAAGLLSRIYAIRGSGLLGNPEGYALPLAVRRIGAWHFFSVCASLFRQLRGSSHSLWDLWRDLPTRSRWGRGLLSHLWAFGCGALLARWGLEEKIEFLYATGAHSEATASWVAARLLGVPFAFSVRAQDLARPGKDWAVKAAQAVFVRCDTQATLRTLREMLPELPAEKLILLRDPLTLTPPEDDADIPLPSGAQEAQPLQILAVGTISKRKGYDLLLRACAQLRAQGLDFRLKIVGQGPERLRLRWLAWRLGLRGLVEFTGQMPHENMADFYKKADIFVSPGRKTSQGDVDGLPSALAEAMAFGLAVVVSDLPGLTEAVEDGKSGLVVPRNDAAALAQALERLAGDPEERRRLGGAARTRIHALLDAREDESPLGALFSRAIRGA; encoded by the coding sequence ATGGCTCCGGTTATCGTCGCCAAGGATTTATATAAGTGTTACGCCGGGTTCTCGCCGGTCCTGCGCGGCGTGAACATTGAAGTGCAAGCCGGTGAACTGGTGGCCATCATGGGCCCCTCGGGCTGCGGCAAGTCCACCATGCTGCACATTCTGGGCATGCTGCACGCGCCCGACGCCGGTTCGCTGAACATTCTGGGCACGGATGTGCTCACCTTCACCCGCGAGCAGACCGCCGCCTTCCGGCGTGGGAACATGGGCTTTGTGATGCAGTCCAGCAACCTTTTCGAGCACTCCACGGTGTTTGAGAATGTTGAATTTCCCCTGATTTATGAAGGCATACCGCCGCAGGAACGCTGGGAGAGGGTGATCCGCGCCTTGGAACTGGTGCGCCTTTCGGCCAGGGTACATTACCGCAGCAACCGTCTGTCCGGCGGCGAGCAGCAGCGCGTGGCCATTGCCCGCGCCATGGTCAACAATCCGCGCATTCTGCTGGCCGACGAACCCACGGGCGCGCTGGACGCTCGCACCAGCCGCCTGATCATGGAGAATTTCCGCACGCTCTGCCACACCGGCGGGGTGTCCATGGTCATGGTTACCCATGACCCCAAGATGGCCGAATACTGCGACAGCATCTATACGCTTGAGGACGGCATCCTGCACTGCCGCCGCCATGAGCTGCCGCCGCTTCCGGAGCATGACGCGCAAAGCCTGCTCTCGCCCCCGCCGCCGGTGGTGCGCGGCGCGCTGGTGGCCGAGCGTTTTCCCGAGGCCTCGGGCCAAAACCTGATGGAAGAGGCCCACCGCCTGCACGCTGCGGGCCTGCTCTCGCGCATTTACGCCATCCGGGGCAGCGGCCTGCTGGGCAATCCCGAGGGCTACGCCCTGCCGCTGGCCGTGCGCCGCATCGGCGCGTGGCATTTTTTCTCCGTCTGCGCGTCCCTGTTCCGGCAGTTGCGGGGCTCGTCCCATTCCTTATGGGATCTCTGGCGCGATCTGCCCACCCGTTCCCGCTGGGGCCGGGGCCTGCTGAGCCATCTTTGGGCCTTCGGCTGCGGGGCCCTGCTGGCCCGCTGGGGCCTGGAGGAAAAAATCGAGTTTCTATATGCCACGGGCGCGCACAGCGAAGCCACGGCCAGTTGGGTGGCCGCGCGTTTGCTGGGCGTGCCTTTCGCCTTTTCCGTGCGCGCCCAGGATCTGGCCCGGCCCGGCAAGGACTGGGCCGTCAAGGCGGCGCAGGCGGTCTTTGTGCGTTGCGACACCCAGGCCACCCTGCGGACCCTGCGCGAGATGCTGCCGGAACTGCCCGCCGAGAAGCTGATTCTGCTGCGCGATCCCCTGACCCTGACCCCGCCCGAGGACGACGCGGACATTCCCCTGCCTTCCGGCGCCCAGGAGGCCCAGCCCCTGCAAATCCTGGCCGTGGGCACCATCAGCAAGCGCAAGGGCTATGACCTCCTGCTGCGGGCCTGTGCCCAATTGCGCGCCCAGGGGCTGGATTTCCGTCTCAAGATCGTGGGCCAGGGACCGGAGCGCCTGCGGCTGCGCTGGCTTGCCTGGCGTCTGGGCCTGCGCGGGCTTGTGGAGTTTACGGGGCAGATGCCGCATGAAAACATGGCCGATTTCTATAAAAAGGCCGACATCTTCGTCTCGCCGGGGCGCAAAACCAGCCAGGGCGATGTGGACGGCCTGCCCTCGGCCCTGGCGGAAGCCATGGCCTTTGGCCTGGCCGTGGTGGTCAGCGATCTGCCGGGCCTGACCGAAGCCGTGGAAGACGGGAAAAGCGGTCTGGTGGTGCCCCGGAATGACGCGGCGGCCCTGGCCCAGGCTTTGGAACGCCTGGCCGGGGATCCCGAGGAACGCCGCCGCCTGGGCGGCGCGGCCCGGACGCGCATCCATGCCCTGCTGGATGCGCGGGAAGATGAAAGCCCCTTGGGCGCGCTCTTCAGCCGGGCCATCCGCGGGGCCTGA